A DNA window from Cervus elaphus chromosome 17, mCerEla1.1, whole genome shotgun sequence contains the following coding sequences:
- the SYNPO2 gene encoding synaptopodin-2 isoform X3: MGTGDFICISMTGGAPWGFRLQGGKEQQQPLQVAKIRSQSKASGSGLCEGDEVVSINGNPCADLTYPEVIKLMESITDSLQMLVKRPSSGISETSISETENKNQENVTHEGFVESTTLQIRPATKTQSREFYVVPVKSGAPLAEEQASGAGFSGSIKEETGLAPHTSDSESGRFPEEIIFSEKADAGRPGTVVELQLSLSQERRKGARAAVVALLGAEKSKSPDPEPDLQHDGLVHINSAPTSEKEDPPLRSSKIIQISSGQELSLTQGSEAAAPGLPRLEVILDCSDRQKTEGCGLQAAEGCVAPPVEGGPSEAPPSLVSFAVSSEGTGQGEDPRSERDHSRPHKHRARHARLRRSESLSEKQVKEAKSKCKSIALLLTDAPNPNSKGVLMFKKRRRRARKYTLVSYGTGELEREAEEEEEDGDKEDPCEVAFLGASESEVDEELLSDTDDNTQVVNFDWDSGLVDIEKKLNREDRMEMLPDTTGKGALMFAKRRERMDQITAQKEEERVAGGPSREADAAQTDGLRTVTSYQRKEEASVRAQSSVSRSYIEVSHGLSHVPQQNGFTGVSETAEAQRMMPVNRTAKPFPGSGNQPAAPFSPSRNVTSPIADFPAPPPYSAVTPPPETFSRAVSSPTAGPAPPPPWPQPAPWSQPAFYDSSERIASRDERIAVPAKRTGILQEAKRRSTTKPMFTFKEPKVSPNPELLSLLQNSEGKKGPGAGADSGPEEDYLSLGAEACNFMQGSSAKQKTPPPVAPKPAVKSSSSQPVTPVSPVWSPGVAPAQPPAFPTSNPSHGTVVSSIKIAQPSYAPARPASALNLAGPFKGPQAAVASRNYTPKPAAPTPTPTVNTARAGAAGPSNELPGMSGKGAQLFAKRQSRMEKYVVDSDTVQAHAARAQSPTPSLPAGWKYSSNVRAPPPVAYNPIHSPSYPPAAVKSQPSGLQASKTGKKKGKKPLNALDVMKHQPYQLNASLFTFQPPDAKDGLPAKPSVKVSSVPAAKQALPPRPVTAGSPTDVQASSVYSVPAYTSPPSFFAEATSPVSASPVPVAIPTSPKQESASTSYFVAPRPKFSAKKSGVTVQGTFLS, encoded by the exons ACCATCCAGTGGAATAAGTGAAACTTCGATCtctgaaactgaaaacaaaaaccaggagAATGTCACCCATGAAGGGTTCGTGGAAAGTACCACCCTGCAGATTCGGccagccacgaagacccagtcCAGAGAGTTCTACGTTGTCCCGGTCAAGAGTGGAGCTCCCCTAGCTGAGGAGCAAGCGAGTGGCGCTGGTTTTTCTGGGAGCATAAAAGAAGAAACAGGCCTGGCCCCTCACACGTCTGACTCTGAAAGTGGACGCTTCCCAGAGGAGATTATCTTCAGTGAGAAGGCAGACGCGGGGCGGCCAGGCACTGTGGTTGAGCTGCAACTGTCCCTGTCACAAGAGAGACGCAAGGGCGCGCGAGCCGCTGTTGTGGCTCTCCTGGGGGCAGAAAAATCTAAGTCTCCTGACCCAGAGCCCGATTTACAACATGACGGGCTTGTCCACATAAATTCTGCCCCCACTAGTGAGAAAGAGGACCCTCCTCTGAGGTCCAGCAAGATAATCCAGATCTCCAGTGGCCAGGAGCTGAGCCTGACCCAGGGAAGCGAAGCGGCCGCCCCGGGGCTGCCCCGCCTGGAGGTGATCTTGGACTGCTCTGACAGGCAGAAGACGGAAGGGTGCGGGCTTCAGGCAGCAGAGGGGTGTGTGGCTCCTCCAGTGGAAGGAGGGCCGTCAGAAGCACCTCCTTCTCTGGTATCCTTTGCAGTCTCATCAGAAGGCACAGGGCAGGGAGAAGATCCACGCTCAGAAAGGGATCACAGCAGACCTCACAAGCACAGAGCGCGCCACGCAC GGCTCAGGAGGAGTGAAAGCTTATCAGAAAAGCAGGTGAAAGAAGCAAAATCTAAATGCAAAAGCATTGCCCTCCTTCTGACAGATGCCCCCAACCCCAACTCCAAGGGGGTGTTGATGTTTAAGAAGCGTCGTCGGAGGGCCAGGAAATACACCCTAGTCAGCTACGGGACTGGTGAACTTGAGCgagaggcagaggaggaggaggaagacggCGACAAGGAGGATCCATGTGAAGTAGCATTTCTGGGTGCGAGCGAATCGGAGGTGGATGAAGAGTTGTTGTCTGACACTGACGACAACACACAAGTTGTGAACTTTGACTGGGATTCTGGTCTAGTGGACATTGAAAAGAAACTGAACAGAGAGGACAGGATGGAGATGTTGCCAGACACCACCGGCAAGGGGGCCCTCATGTTCGCCAAGAGGAGGGAGAGAATGGATCAGATCACAGcccagaaagaggaggagagggtggctgGAGGGCCAAGCAGAGAAGCAGATGCTGCCCAGACAGATGGCCTGAGGACCGTGACGTCTTaccaaaggaaggaagaagcGTCGGTGAGAGCGCAGAGCTCTGTGAGCAGAAGCTACATTGAGGTGAGCCATGGTCTCAGCCACGTGCCCCAACAGAATGGCTTCACTGGGGTGTCTGAGACAGCAGAGGCTCAGAGGATGATGCCTGTGAACAGAACAGCCAAGCCCTTCCCGGGGTCTGGGAACCAGCCGGCAGCTCCCTTCTCTCCCAGCCGAAACGTGACAAGTCCCATCGCTGACTTTCCTGCGCCGCCACCTTACTCTGCAGTCACGCCCCCACCTGAAACCTTCTCCAGAGCAGTGTCAAGTCCAACAGCTGGCCCAGCACCGCCCCCTCCGTGGCCGCAGCCTGCCCCATGGTCCCAGCCGGCCTTTTACGATTCGTCTGAACGAATAGCTTCCCGGGATGAAAGGATTGCGGTGCCAGCAAAGAGAACAGGGATATTGCAGGAGGCCAAAAGGAGAAGCACGACAAAACCCATGTTCACGTTTAAAGAGCCCAAGGTCAGCCCCAACCCTGAACTCTTGTCACTTCTTCAAAATTCTGAGGGCAAAAAGGGCCCTGGTGCGGGAGCAGATTCCGGACCTGAAGAAGACTACCTCAGTTTAGGAGCAGAGGCTTGTAACTTCATGCAAGGCTCCTCTGCAAAACAGAAGACCCCGCCTCCTGTTGCTCCAAAGCCTGCTGTCAAGTCCTCATCCTCCCAACCAGTAACTCCGGTTTCTCCAGTCTGGTCGCCAGGAGTGGCTCCAGCGCAACCTCCTGCCTTCCCCACATCCAACCCGTCACATGGCACCGTGGTCTCCTCCATCAAAATCGCGCAGCCTTCCTACGCTCCCGCCCGGCCTGCAAGTGCTCTGAACCTGGCTGGTCCTTTCAAAGGCCCACAGGCAGCAGTAGCCAGCCGGAACTACACTCCCAAACCAGcagctcccacccccaccccgacagTGAACACTGCTCGTGCTGGCGCGGCGGGACCGTCCAATGAGCTTCCAGGAATGAGTGGGAAAGGAGCCCAGCTCTTTGCTAAGAGGCAGTCAAGGATGGAGAAGTATGTGGTCGATTCGGACACCGTGCAGGCCCACGCTGCCCGGGCTCAGTCTCCCACCCCGTCGCTCCCGGCCGGTTGGAAGTACTCCTCCAATGTGCGAGCGCCTCCGCCTGTGGCCTACAATCCTATCCACTCCCCCTCCTACCCACCGGCTGCTGTCAAGTCTCAGCCTTCAGGCCTCCAGGCCTCCAAGACAGGCAAGAAAAAGGGCAAGAAACCCCTCAATGCGTTGGATGTCATGAAGCACCAGCCCTATCAGCTTAATGCATCCTTGTTTACTTTCCAACCTCCAGATGCGAAGGACGGCCTCCCCGCCAAGCCATCGGTGAAGGTCAGTTCAGTGCCAGCTGCGAAGCAAGCTCTTCCTCCTCGGCCAGTGACCGCTGGCTCGCCCACTGATGTGCAGGCCTCCTCTGTGTACTCCGTGCCCGCCTATACCTCTCCGCCCTCCTTCTTTGCTGAGGCCACCTCGCCAGTCAGCGCTTCCCCAGTGCCCGTGGCCATCCCCACCTCTCCAAAGCAGGAATCAGCCTCAACATCTTACTTTGTGGCACCAAGGCCAAAGTTCTCAGCAAAGAAGAGCGGTGTCACAGTTCAG